The following proteins come from a genomic window of Acidobacteriota bacterium:
- a CDS encoding threonine/serine dehydratase: MVSLHAVRAAARRIEGVARRTPLVDVTDIAGQSLLLKCENLQPMGAFKIRGAYNMIAQLSPDERARGVITYSSGNHGQAVAYAARRLGIPAVIVMPTTAPAVKVDGARELGAEVLFEGTTTLHRKARAEKEQQARGLVMVPPFDHERIIEGQGTVGLEIVEQLPEVGTVVVQVGGGGLIAGVSAAVKLLKPAVRVVGVEPAGAPKMTASRRVGHPVTLDSTTSIADGLLAVRPGELTFLHAQQFVDDVVTVDDAAIVKTTRWLVERAHLVVEPSGAVAAAAVFEGLVDGPAPVVAVISGGNVSLAMLASL, translated from the coding sequence CTGGTCTCCCTCCACGCCGTCCGTGCCGCGGCGCGCCGCATTGAAGGCGTCGCGAGGCGAACACCGCTCGTGGACGTCACCGACATCGCCGGGCAGTCGCTCCTGCTCAAGTGCGAGAACCTCCAGCCGATGGGCGCGTTCAAGATTCGCGGCGCCTACAACATGATCGCGCAGCTCTCTCCCGACGAGCGTGCGCGCGGCGTCATCACCTACTCCTCCGGAAACCACGGCCAGGCGGTCGCGTACGCCGCCAGGCGGCTCGGCATTCCCGCTGTGATCGTCATGCCAACCACGGCGCCCGCCGTCAAGGTTGACGGGGCGCGCGAGCTGGGAGCGGAGGTGCTCTTCGAGGGCACGACGACGCTGCACCGGAAGGCGCGGGCGGAGAAGGAACAGCAGGCGCGCGGGCTGGTGATGGTGCCGCCCTTCGACCACGAGCGAATCATCGAAGGGCAGGGCACCGTGGGGCTCGAGATCGTCGAGCAGCTCCCCGAGGTCGGCACGGTGGTCGTGCAGGTGGGCGGCGGCGGGCTCATCGCGGGCGTTTCCGCCGCGGTCAAGCTCCTGAAGCCCGCCGTCCGCGTCGTCGGCGTCGAGCCGGCGGGCGCGCCGAAGATGACGGCATCCCGCCGCGTGGGCCATCCGGTCACGCTCGACTCCACGACGTCGATCGCGGACGGGCTGCTCGCCGTGCGCCCCGGCGAACTGACGTTCCTTCACGCGCAGCAGTTCGTGGACGATGTCGTGACCGTCGATGATGCGGCGATCGTGAAGACGACGCGCTGGCTCGTCGAGCGCGCGCACCTCGTCGTGGAACCGAGCGGCGCGGTGGCGGCGGCGGCCGTGTTCGAGGGGCTCGTGGACGGGCCTGCGCCGGTCGTGGCGGTGATCAGCGGCGGGAACGTGTCGCTGGCGATGCTCGCGTCGCTGTAA
- a CDS encoding dienelactone hydrolase family protein, whose translation MTKMVLAVSVMFLSGAAPGFAQSDPHAGHATPAQAAAAPAQPAPSNPALPPGANAAAEALKQSPRHGEYVDIRVPGASAPITTWVVYPERKDKAGVVIVIHEIFGLTDWIRGVADQLAEDGFIAVAPDLLSGKGPKGGGTAELGEEATKVIRTLTPEEITNALNAVRDYAAKVPASNGKSATVGFCWGGSTSFTYATNQPALNAAVVYYGTSPQDAAAYTRVKAPVLGLYGGNDARVNATIPLAQDEMKKAGKTYEPHTFDGAGHGFLRQQDGQGGANMKATEQAWPLTLGFLRKHLG comes from the coding sequence ATGACGAAGATGGTTCTTGCCGTGTCTGTGATGTTCCTGTCTGGCGCCGCGCCCGGCTTCGCGCAGTCGGACCCGCACGCCGGTCATGCCACGCCGGCGCAGGCGGCCGCCGCGCCGGCGCAGCCCGCGCCGTCCAACCCGGCGCTGCCGCCCGGTGCGAACGCCGCGGCCGAGGCGCTGAAGCAGTCGCCGCGCCACGGCGAGTACGTGGACATCAGGGTGCCGGGCGCCAGCGCGCCGATCACGACCTGGGTGGTGTACCCCGAGCGGAAGGACAAGGCGGGTGTCGTGATCGTCATCCACGAGATCTTCGGGCTCACCGATTGGATCCGCGGCGTGGCGGACCAGCTTGCGGAGGATGGTTTCATTGCGGTCGCGCCCGATCTGCTTTCGGGGAAGGGCCCGAAGGGAGGTGGCACCGCGGAACTTGGGGAGGAGGCGACGAAAGTCATCCGGACGCTCACACCCGAAGAAATCACGAACGCGCTGAACGCCGTCCGCGACTACGCCGCGAAAGTGCCGGCCTCGAACGGGAAGAGCGCCACGGTGGGCTTCTGCTGGGGCGGATCGACCAGCTTTACGTACGCGACGAACCAGCCGGCGTTGAACGCGGCGGTCGTGTACTACGGGACATCGCCCCAGGACGCTGCCGCCTACACGCGCGTCAAGGCGCCCGTGCTCGGGCTGTACGGCGGCAACGATGCGCGCGTCAACGCGACGATTCCGCTGGCGCAGGACGAGATGAAGAAGGCGGGCAAGACGTACGAGCCCCACACATTCGACGGAGCCGGCCATGGCTTTCTGCGGCAACAGGATGGCCAGGGCGGCGCGAACATGAAAGCCACCGAGCAGGCCTGGCCGCTCACGCTCGGGTTCCTGCGAAAGCATCTCGGCTAG
- a CDS encoding NAD-dependent epimerase/dehydratase family protein has product MKVFLTGATGYIGSAVLDALLKGGHAVTALVRDREKAARVGARGVEPIVGSLSAPDGWRDAADGQDAIIHTALDYSGNGPESDRLAVDTILSVAPPLFIYTSGVWVLGAASSAADESAPLTHPAPFSAWRVEQERAVLSANRAGHRTLIVRPGIVYGGARGIVSDMLRDATNGIVRVIGDGTNHWPLVYDRDLAELYARLLVAPEAAGVYHATDDADETVNEIVEAMRAAVPQPASLRHVPLPEARKKLGAFGDALALDQIVRSTRSRAIGWAPALRSVSTNIPRLLEELRRGDAQ; this is encoded by the coding sequence ATGAAGGTCTTCCTGACGGGTGCGACAGGGTACATCGGCAGCGCCGTGCTGGACGCGTTGCTCAAGGGCGGGCACGCGGTGACCGCGCTCGTGCGCGACCGCGAGAAGGCCGCGCGCGTCGGCGCGCGCGGCGTCGAGCCGATCGTCGGCTCCCTGAGTGCGCCGGACGGCTGGCGCGACGCCGCGGACGGACAGGACGCGATCATCCACACGGCGCTGGACTACTCGGGCAACGGGCCGGAGTCCGATCGACTCGCCGTTGACACAATCCTGTCGGTTGCGCCCCCGCTGTTCATCTACACCTCCGGCGTCTGGGTGCTCGGCGCGGCGTCGTCCGCCGCGGACGAATCGGCGCCGCTCACGCACCCCGCGCCGTTTTCGGCGTGGCGCGTCGAACAGGAGAGAGCCGTCCTTTCTGCGAACCGCGCCGGCCACCGCACCCTCATCGTGCGTCCCGGCATCGTGTACGGCGGCGCGCGCGGCATCGTCTCGGACATGCTGCGCGATGCCACCAACGGCATCGTCCGCGTGATTGGCGACGGCACCAATCATTGGCCGCTCGTCTACGACCGCGACCTGGCGGAGCTGTACGCGCGCCTGCTGGTGGCCCCGGAGGCGGCTGGCGTGTACCACGCGACCGATGACGCCGACGAGACCGTGAACGAGATCGTGGAGGCGATGCGCGCGGCGGTGCCGCAGCCCGCCTCGCTGCGGCACGTGCCGCTGCCGGAGGCGCGCAAGAAGCTGGGCGCGTTCGGCGACGCGCTCGCGCTGGACCAGATCGTCCGCAGCACGCGCTCGCGAGCGATTGGCTGGGCGCCGGCGCTGCGATCGGTGTCCACCAACATCCCGCGGCTGCTGGAGGAGTTGCGAAGGGGTGACGCGCAGTAG
- a CDS encoding aminopeptidase P family protein — protein sequence MKRTAVAFVAALAAIGGGSQVVAERTGYPAEEFTARREALVNRVRSGLIVFFGDTMPDLGVRQRQDNDFYYFTGNEDLNAVVVLDAGQRSAHLFLPRQTASEIRSDGRNWLEQGAEAMARARGFASILPLDQLTEFLARRRQDSGPQPLWLRLSEADEVDQSRGNKTLYLSRRFKGPFGGQPSEDAWRVEQIRARFPYFELKDVTPEVDRLRMIKTPREIEILKRNGRISAEAITAAIELTAAGRYEYELEAEASYVLFRSGVQGNGYPAIVGSGPNVNVWHYNDNGKALGDGELVVMDYGGSLDYQVVDITRTWPVSGRFDDLQRRAYLCSLEAEKAIIAMMKPGVTRNDTRAVAEAIYRKHGFPGGSSAGHFVGMSVHDVGDSGAPFEPGMVIAVEPIVEDATKQLHVRIEDTVLITAGEPLVLSSGVPKEMDEVLALVGARSGARVTPSTRVR from the coding sequence CAGGTGGTGGCCGAGCGGACGGGGTACCCGGCCGAGGAGTTCACCGCGCGGCGCGAGGCCCTGGTGAACCGCGTCCGGAGCGGCCTTATCGTGTTCTTCGGCGACACCATGCCGGACCTTGGGGTGCGGCAGCGCCAGGACAACGACTTCTACTACTTCACCGGCAACGAGGATCTGAACGCGGTAGTCGTGCTCGATGCGGGCCAGCGGTCCGCACACCTGTTCCTGCCGCGGCAAACCGCGTCGGAGATCCGGTCCGACGGGAGGAACTGGCTGGAGCAGGGGGCGGAGGCGATGGCCAGGGCGCGCGGGTTCGCATCGATCCTGCCGCTCGATCAGCTCACCGAGTTCCTCGCGCGGCGCCGGCAGGATTCGGGGCCGCAGCCGCTGTGGCTGCGCCTGTCGGAGGCGGACGAGGTCGATCAGAGCCGCGGCAACAAGACGCTGTACCTGAGCCGCCGCTTCAAGGGACCGTTCGGCGGCCAGCCGTCCGAAGACGCGTGGCGCGTGGAGCAGATCCGCGCGCGCTTTCCGTACTTCGAACTGAAAGACGTCACGCCGGAAGTCGATCGCCTGCGCATGATCAAGACGCCGCGCGAGATCGAGATCCTGAAGCGCAACGGCCGCATCAGCGCCGAGGCGATCACGGCGGCCATCGAGCTGACGGCCGCGGGCCGCTACGAGTACGAGCTTGAAGCGGAAGCCAGCTACGTGCTCTTCCGCAGCGGCGTGCAGGGAAACGGCTATCCGGCCATCGTGGGATCGGGCCCCAACGTCAACGTCTGGCACTACAACGACAACGGCAAGGCGCTCGGCGACGGGGAGCTCGTCGTCATGGACTACGGCGGATCGCTCGATTACCAGGTGGTTGACATCACGCGCACGTGGCCCGTCTCGGGCCGGTTCGACGACCTCCAGCGCCGGGCGTACCTGTGCTCGCTCGAGGCGGAAAAAGCGATTATCGCGATGATGAAGCCGGGCGTGACCCGAAACGACACGCGTGCCGTGGCCGAGGCGATCTACCGGAAGCACGGCTTTCCGGGGGGATCGTCGGCCGGGCACTTCGTGGGAATGAGCGTGCACGACGTCGGGGACTCGGGCGCGCCGTTCGAGCCCGGCATGGTCATCGCGGTCGAGCCGATCGTGGAGGACGCGACCAAGCAGCTCCACGTGCGAATCGAGGATACCGTGCTCATCACCGCCGGCGAGCCGCTCGTGCTGAGCAGCGGAGTGCCGAAGGAGATGGACGAGGTGCTGGCGCTCGTCGGCGCGCGGAGCGGCGCGCGTGTCACGCCGAGCACGCGAGTACGTTAG